CCCGCGGTTGCTCGTGCCGGGTGCGGTCCGGAAGACGGCCCGGCCGGGGTCGACGAACGCGAGGTCGAGGGACGCCATGGCGCCCGGCGGCTGCGGGCCGATGCGGACGGCCCGGGGCACGACGAGCGCGAGCGCGAGCGCGGTGACGGGGGCCGGGGGCCGGTGGCCGCGTGCGCGTCACCGTTCGACGGGGACGCTGCGGAAGGTGGGCCACGAACCGACCTGCACGTCGATCTTCCGGACGCTCTCCGGGGGTGCGGCGAACGTGAACTGGAGCGCGGCGGGCTGCCCGTTCTCGGTGCTGCTGTAGGTGAGGTTGCTCTGCAACTCCGAGTTGGACGAGTCCCGGACGACCACGTACCGCTTGAGGTTCACCGAGTCGATCAGCGCGACGGGCGGTTCGATCCCGTGGAGCTGTGAGAGGGAGTAGTTGTTGCCGTCCTTTCCAGGGACGTGCGGCGTGTACTGGACGTCGAGGACGGCCAGCTTCCCCGACACCGACAGTTGCATGATCGCGATGTCGGCGGTGGCGCCCTTGGCGACCGGGCTGGTGAACGTCTGCTTCGCGACGGGATCGCCGCGCTCGGCGGACGGTGCCCGGCCGCCGACCGCCCCCTGGGCGGTCCCGCGATCGGTCGCGCCCGTCGCGTCCGGGTCGTCCAGCGCGGAGCACGCGGACGTGCCGCAGACGGCGAGCAGGACGGCGGCGAGCGAGGTCCTCGCCCGCTGTGATCGGCGCATCGGGTTCCCTTTCATCGACGCGGGCGGACGGCCGGCGTCCGCGGCGGTCGTCCTCATGGGGGTCACGACTCGTTGAAGCTGATCTCGACGCGGCGGTTCTGCGCGCGTCCTTCGGGGTCGTCCTCGCCGTTCACCTCGTTGGGGGCCACGGGGTCGGTCTCGCCGTGACCCTCGGCGGTGATCTCGACCCCCGCACCGGTCAGGTGGCGCAGGAGGTCGGCCTTGACGGCGTCGGCGCGCTGCTGGGACAGCTTCCGGTTGTAGTCGGGTTCGCCCCGGGAGTCGGTGTGCCCGGAGACCTCGACGGTGCCGGAGGCGGCGCGGAGCCGGCGGGCGAGTTCGGCGATGTGGCGGCGCGCGTCGTCGGTGAGCGTCGCCTTGTCGAACTCGAACAGGACGTCGGAGGAGATCTGCACGGTCACCCGCCCGTCGGTGCTCTCCTCGCGCTCCAGGTCCACGACCGACTCGGACAGGTCGATGTCGCGGACGGCGGAGGCCGCGTCGATCCCGCGGACGGACGCGGTGACGGCGGCGTCCGGCACGTCCGGTTCGGCCGCGGCGACCGCCGGAACGCCCAGGGTGAACACGACGACACTCGCGATCACCGTTTTCCGGCGCATGCGATCACCTCTCCACCGGGATGTTGCGGAATGTCGGCCAGACCCCGACCTGCACATTGACGGCCGGGACGTTCTCCGGCGGGGCGGCGAACGTGTAGACGAGCGCGGTCGCGTTCCCGTGGGCGAGCCATGTGTCCATGCCGCTCGGCTGCAGCGTCGCGCCGGTGGAGTCGGCGACGGGGACGTACCGCTTCAGGTTCACCGGGTCGATCAGCGAGGTCGTGAGGGGGCCGCCGTGGATCCGGACGAGCCTGCCCCGGCGCTCGTCCGCGGGCATCCGCGGGGTCAGCAGGACGGTCAGCGTCGCGAGCCGTCCCTGCGCCTTCAGTCCCATGACGGCGATGTCGACGGTCGCGCCCTCGACGTTCGGGGAGTCGAACGTGCCCTGCGCGACGGGCTTTCCGGTGCCGTCGGCCGCCGGTGCCCCGGCCGGCCTCCCGGCGGCGGACTTCCCGTCCTCGGACGGGCCGGGCTCTTCGGACATGGAGCATCCGGCCGCCGCGCCGAT
The nucleotide sequence above comes from Actinomadura algeriensis. Encoded proteins:
- a CDS encoding OmpA family protein; its protein translation is MRRKTVIASVVVFTLGVPAVAAAEPDVPDAAVTASVRGIDAASAVRDIDLSESVVDLEREESTDGRVTVQISSDVLFEFDKATLTDDARRHIAELARRLRAASGTVEVSGHTDSRGEPDYNRKLSQQRADAVKADLLRHLTGAGVEITAEGHGETDPVAPNEVNGEDDPEGRAQNRRVEISFNES